A window from Pseudomonas moraviensis encodes these proteins:
- a CDS encoding carboxymuconolactone decarboxylase family protein, with amino-acid sequence MSTIDFSSPREAARAFTPKLAQFVDSTLYPQIWSDPALAPRERSLITVAALIAGGHCEELPAHLRRAVSNGVSHEELSAAITHLAFYVGFPGAITASAIANATLADTEQR; translated from the coding sequence ATGTCGACTATCGATTTCAGCAGCCCTCGCGAAGCCGCCCGCGCCTTCACCCCGAAACTGGCGCAATTCGTTGACTCAACGCTGTACCCGCAGATCTGGAGTGACCCCGCATTGGCACCCCGCGAGCGCAGCCTGATCACTGTCGCCGCGCTGATTGCCGGCGGCCACTGTGAAGAATTGCCCGCGCACCTGCGCCGCGCTGTCAGCAATGGCGTGAGCCATGAAGAGTTGTCGGCGGCGATCACTCACCTGGCCTTTTACGTCGGATTCCCGGGCGCCATCACTGCCTCGGCGATCGCCAATGCCACCCTTGCCGACACGGAGCAACGCTGA